A part of Marinobacter psychrophilus genomic DNA contains:
- a CDS encoding ABC transporter permease, producing the protein METLGNIWNLGVKELRSIWHDKVLLAFVLMAFTLMVYTAGSAGSMELHNAPVAVVDEDQSALAGHMIDSLQPPWFMPPDQIEYGQIDEVLDKGSHTFVLVIPDGFERDIRQGRVTSVQLNIDATRMTQAFIGSRYIEQLLTTEVAEFMRTGSAGGALPINLVTRVSFNPNLDGTWFGGVMELTNMITMISIILTGAALIREREHGTVEHLMVMPIKPFEIMAAKVWANGLVVMLAATLSVTLVVQQILDVPVQGSILLFMFGTLIHLFSTTAIGILIGTVARTMPQFGLLLILTILPLQMLSGGITPRESMPELVQNIMLVAPTTHFVSLAQAILYRGAGLDVVWPQMLALVAIGVVFFSVALALFRRHLAV; encoded by the coding sequence ATGGAAACTCTCGGCAATATTTGGAATCTGGGTGTAAAAGAGCTGCGCAGTATTTGGCACGACAAAGTGCTGCTGGCGTTTGTGTTAATGGCGTTTACCTTGATGGTTTACACCGCGGGCTCTGCCGGTTCGATGGAACTGCATAACGCGCCGGTTGCGGTGGTAGATGAAGATCAGAGTGCATTGGCTGGCCACATGATCGATTCCCTGCAACCGCCCTGGTTTATGCCACCGGACCAGATTGAGTATGGCCAGATTGACGAGGTTCTGGACAAAGGCAGCCACACGTTCGTTCTGGTGATTCCCGACGGTTTCGAGCGCGACATCCGCCAGGGCCGGGTGACCAGCGTACAGTTGAATATCGACGCCACCCGCATGACCCAGGCGTTCATCGGTTCGCGCTACATCGAACAGTTGCTGACCACTGAAGTGGCGGAATTTATGCGAACCGGCAGTGCCGGTGGTGCCCTACCCATCAATCTGGTGACCAGGGTGAGCTTTAACCCCAATCTGGATGGCACCTGGTTTGGCGGCGTGATGGAGCTGACCAACATGATCACTATGATCAGCATTATACTGACCGGCGCCGCGCTTATTCGCGAACGTGAACACGGTACCGTAGAACACCTGATGGTGATGCCGATAAAACCGTTCGAAATCATGGCTGCAAAAGTGTGGGCTAACGGCCTGGTTGTGATGCTGGCGGCCACTCTCTCGGTAACTCTGGTGGTTCAGCAGATACTGGATGTGCCGGTGCAGGGTTCAATATTGCTGTTTATGTTCGGCACCCTGATTCATCTGTTTTCCACCACCGCCATCGGCATTTTGATTGGCACCGTGGCGCGCACCATGCCCCAGTTCGGCCTGCTGCTGATACTCACCATACTGCCCCTGCAAATGCTTTCTGGCGGTATAACTCCGCGGGAAAGTATGCCCGAGCTGGTGCAGAACATCATGCTGGTGGCGCCCACCACCCACTTCGTCAGCCTGGCGCAAGCCATTCTCTACCGCGGTGCAGGTCTGGACGTGGTGTGGCCGCAAATGCTGGCGCTGGTGGCCATAGGTGTGGTGTTTTTCAGTGTGGCGCTGGCGCTGTTTCGGCGGCACTTGGCAGTTTAA